A single region of the Methanococcoides sp. AM1 genome encodes:
- the gyrA gene encoding DNA gyrase subunit A: MADNMNNEPTDVQPEDEAPLDIRPTDTGERVVPVLIQDEMKNSYIDYAMSVIVGRALPDARDGLKPVHRRILYAMKEAGITSDKAYKKSARVVGDVLGKYHPHGDTAVYDSLVRMVQDFSLRYPLIDGQGNFGSIDGDSAAAMRYTEVRMDRISNEMLSDIDKETVDYKPNYDGSLKEPSVLPAKLPNLLINGSTGIAVGMATNMAPHNLGEVIDATLKLIENPEVTIPELMEIVKGPDFPTAATILGKQGIRSAYETGRGPIKLRAVTSIEEMKHDKNRIVVTELPYQVNKAKLIENIAALVRDKKIVGISDLRDESDRDGIRVSIELTRNTNPEVILNQLYKHTQMQTTFGIINLALVDGIPRELTLKEILQIYLEHRIEVILKRCQYDLRKAEEKAHILRGLLIALDHIDEVISLIRGSKTVDEAKSGLMEKFGLDEVQAKAILDMRLQRLTGLERQKIEDEHEELIKLIGDLKEIIASDERKYTIIKEELQEIRDKFADERRTTIMSSHVEIEDEDLIPEEDVVVTITNSGYIKRMPIDTYTQQHRGGKGVIGMETKEEDFVEDIFVSSTHNYLMFFTNRGKVHWQKVYGIPQGSRQSKGKAIVNLLELAENESVTAMIPVKEFEDDKYLFMATRSGTVKKSQLSDFSNVRKAGIIAINLDDGDELVNVALTDGSKEIMMVSRHGKAIRFSEDDVRSMGRAARGVRGMKLAGDDVVVSLDIVDEESKLLTITEHGYGKRTTFDEYRGMRRGGQGVITIVTSLRNGPVINVKAVHEDDEVMVTSSEGIIIRIPVKDIRAQGRNTQGVKIMNVKPGDKVVGVARIKYEE; this comes from the coding sequence ATGGCAGATAATATGAATAATGAGCCTACAGACGTACAGCCAGAAGATGAAGCACCTCTGGACATCCGGCCTACCGATACAGGCGAAAGGGTCGTACCTGTGTTGATACAGGACGAGATGAAGAACTCGTATATCGATTATGCAATGAGCGTTATTGTGGGAAGGGCATTACCTGATGCACGTGACGGTCTCAAGCCCGTACACAGGCGTATCTTGTATGCCATGAAGGAAGCGGGAATAACATCAGATAAAGCCTACAAGAAGTCCGCCCGTGTAGTGGGAGACGTTCTTGGTAAATACCACCCACATGGTGATACTGCAGTTTATGATTCCCTTGTGAGAATGGTGCAGGACTTTTCCTTAAGATATCCACTCATTGATGGTCAGGGAAACTTCGGTTCTATTGATGGTGATTCAGCAGCAGCAATGCGATACACTGAGGTCCGTATGGACCGTATCTCTAACGAGATGCTCTCAGACATCGATAAGGAAACTGTAGACTACAAGCCGAACTACGATGGTTCCCTCAAGGAGCCTTCCGTGCTTCCTGCGAAACTTCCGAATCTTCTTATTAACGGTTCTACCGGTATTGCGGTCGGAATGGCCACTAACATGGCACCTCACAACCTTGGTGAAGTGATCGATGCCACATTGAAACTGATTGAAAACCCTGAAGTTACGATCCCGGAGCTCATGGAAATAGTCAAAGGACCGGACTTCCCGACCGCCGCTACGATCCTCGGGAAACAGGGTATCAGATCGGCATATGAGACCGGACGTGGTCCTATAAAGCTGCGTGCAGTGACCTCCATCGAGGAAATGAAGCATGACAAGAATCGTATTGTCGTAACGGAGCTACCTTATCAGGTCAATAAAGCAAAACTTATCGAGAACATTGCCGCACTTGTGAGGGATAAAAAAATAGTAGGTATCTCTGACCTCAGAGATGAGTCTGACAGAGACGGTATTCGTGTTTCTATTGAACTTACAAGGAACACGAACCCTGAAGTTATCCTGAACCAGCTTTACAAGCACACCCAGATGCAGACAACTTTTGGTATCATTAATCTTGCACTGGTGGACGGTATTCCAAGGGAACTTACTCTCAAGGAAATACTTCAGATCTATCTGGAGCACAGGATCGAAGTTATCCTCAAGCGCTGCCAGTACGACCTGAGAAAAGCTGAGGAGAAGGCACATATACTTAGGGGACTGCTGATCGCACTTGATCATATTGATGAAGTTATCAGCCTTATCCGTGGCTCTAAGACCGTTGATGAAGCAAAGAGCGGACTGATGGAAAAGTTCGGACTGGATGAGGTACAGGCAAAAGCTATCCTCGATATGCGCCTCCAGCGCCTGACAGGACTGGAAAGGCAAAAAATAGAGGACGAGCATGAGGAACTCATTAAGCTCATCGGTGATCTAAAGGAGATCATTGCCAGTGATGAAAGGAAATATACCATCATCAAGGAAGAATTGCAGGAGATCCGTGACAAGTTCGCAGATGAGCGCAGGACAACGATCATGAGTTCCCACGTTGAGATCGAAGATGAGGATCTGATCCCTGAGGAAGATGTTGTTGTAACTATCACAAACAGCGGTTATATTAAGAGGATGCCAATTGACACTTACACCCAGCAGCACAGGGGTGGAAAGGGTGTCATTGGTATGGAGACCAAGGAAGAGGATTTCGTTGAGGATATCTTCGTGTCTTCCACTCATAATTACCTGATGTTCTTCACTAACCGTGGAAAGGTACACTGGCAAAAGGTCTACGGTATTCCACAGGGAAGCAGGCAATCAAAGGGAAAGGCTATCGTCAACCTGTTGGAACTTGCAGAGAACGAATCTGTTACTGCAATGATACCTGTAAAGGAATTCGAGGATGATAAATACCTGTTCATGGCTACCAGATCTGGTACTGTGAAGAAGTCCCAGTTGTCTGATTTCAGCAATGTCAGGAAGGCAGGTATTATTGCTATCAACCTTGACGATGGTGATGAGCTTGTCAATGTAGCACTTACCGACGGTTCAAAGGAAATAATGATGGTATCAAGGCATGGAAAGGCCATCAGGTTCTCTGAGGACGATGTACGTTCAATGGGAAGAGCTGCAAGAGGTGTTCGTGGTATGAAACTTGCAGGCGATGATGTTGTGGTAAGCCTTGACATCGTTGACGAGGAAAGCAAGTTGCTTACAATAACCGAGCACGGATATGGAAAGCGTACTACCTTTGATGAATATCGTGGCATGAGAAGAGGTGGCCAGGGAGTCATCACCATAGTTACCAGCCTGCGTAATGGCCCGGTCATAAATGTGAAGGCCGTTCATGAGGACGATGAGGTCATGGTCACCAGCTCAGAAGGCATAATCATCAGGATACCTGTGAAAGATATACGTGCACAGGGCAGGAACACACAGGGTGTTAAAATAATGAATGTGAAACCCGGCGACAAGGTCGTGGGTGTTGCAAGAATTAAATATGAGGAATGA
- the gyrB gene encoding DNA topoisomerase (ATP-hydrolyzing) subunit B: protein MSDRQDYDATHIQVLEGLEAVRKRPSMYIGSVDTRGLHHLVYEIVDNSIDEALAGYCNSIDVSINTDGSVTVVDNGRGIPVGTHPKYKKSALEVVLTVLHAGGKFDKSNYKVSGGLHGVGVSVVNALSEWLEVEVKRDGKLYYQRYEYGKPVSDVSVIGDAEGTGTKSTFMPDSAIFETTEFVYGTLVTRLRELAFLNKGLRISITDSRPEEMEQDVFEYEGGIISFVEHLNMNRTPLHKEPIYFEREKEGTIVEISMQYTDSYGEYVYSFANNINTHEGGTHLIGFKTALTRVANDYIKKNNVVKGDEKLSGEDIREGLAAIISVKLTEPQFEGQTKTKLGNSELKGIVDSMVSEGLAEYMEENPKVATIIFQKALDARRAREAAKKARELTRRKSALEVGTLPGKLADCSEKDPSVSEVYLVEGDSAGGSAKQGRDRKFQAILPFRGKIINVEKARLAKVLKNNEVLSLITAMGTSIGEDYNLEKARYHKVIIMTDADVDGAHIRTLILTFFFRYMTPLIDAGYVYIAQPPLYRIKKGKTEHYVYSDREKAAKLEEIGEKGTSIQRYKGLGEMNPEQLWETTMNPETRTLLQVSMEDAVAADEIFSILMGDEVAPRKAFIQKHAKEVVNLDV from the coding sequence ATGAGTGACAGGCAAGATTATGATGCAACACACATTCAGGTCCTTGAAGGGTTGGAAGCAGTACGCAAACGACCCAGCATGTATATCGGAAGTGTAGACACCAGAGGACTTCATCACCTCGTGTACGAGATCGTCGATAACAGTATAGACGAAGCACTTGCAGGATACTGTAATTCAATAGATGTATCCATCAATACAGACGGTTCTGTTACCGTTGTTGACAACGGTCGTGGAATACCGGTCGGTACTCACCCGAAATACAAGAAATCAGCTCTCGAGGTCGTACTAACGGTCCTGCATGCAGGAGGAAAGTTTGACAAGAGCAACTACAAGGTGTCAGGTGGTCTCCATGGTGTCGGTGTATCCGTGGTCAACGCTCTTTCCGAATGGCTGGAAGTTGAGGTAAAACGTGACGGTAAATTATACTATCAGCGTTATGAGTATGGAAAACCTGTTTCGGATGTATCTGTTATCGGAGATGCAGAAGGCACCGGAACAAAGAGCACTTTCATGCCCGATAGTGCGATCTTTGAAACGACCGAGTTCGTTTATGGCACCCTTGTCACAAGGCTTCGGGAACTCGCCTTTCTCAACAAAGGTCTCCGTATCAGCATAACTGATTCAAGACCGGAGGAAATGGAACAGGATGTCTTTGAATATGAAGGAGGTATCATCTCTTTTGTCGAGCATCTTAACATGAACAGGACTCCGCTTCACAAAGAGCCGATCTATTTCGAACGTGAGAAAGAAGGGACCATAGTCGAGATCTCCATGCAGTACACTGACAGCTATGGAGAATACGTCTACTCTTTTGCTAACAACATTAATACTCACGAAGGTGGAACCCACCTTATCGGATTCAAGACCGCGCTAACACGTGTGGCTAATGACTATATCAAGAAGAATAATGTGGTAAAAGGTGATGAAAAGCTCTCAGGTGAAGATATTCGTGAAGGGCTTGCAGCCATTATCAGCGTAAAACTCACAGAACCACAATTCGAAGGGCAGACAAAGACAAAGCTTGGTAACAGCGAACTTAAGGGTATTGTTGACTCCATGGTCTCAGAGGGACTTGCAGAGTACATGGAAGAGAACCCAAAGGTAGCAACTATCATTTTCCAAAAGGCATTGGATGCCAGACGTGCAAGGGAAGCTGCCAAAAAAGCACGTGAACTTACTCGAAGGAAAAGCGCTCTTGAAGTCGGCACACTTCCGGGAAAGCTGGCAGACTGCTCCGAGAAGGATCCCTCTGTTAGTGAAGTATATCTTGTGGAAGGAGATTCTGCAGGCGGTTCAGCAAAACAGGGCCGTGACCGTAAGTTCCAGGCGATCCTGCCTTTCAGGGGTAAGATCATCAATGTTGAGAAAGCACGACTTGCAAAAGTACTGAAGAACAACGAAGTGCTCTCCCTGATCACTGCAATGGGTACAAGTATCGGAGAGGATTACAACCTGGAAAAAGCACGTTACCACAAAGTCATCATTATGACCGATGCTGATGTTGATGGTGCACATATACGAACCCTCATACTTACTTTCTTCTTCAGGTACATGACACCGCTTATCGATGCCGGTTATGTTTACATTGCCCAGCCTCCTCTCTATCGTATAAAGAAGGGAAAGACTGAACATTATGTCTATTCTGACAGGGAAAAGGCAGCAAAGCTTGAAGAGATCGGTGAAAAAGGAACCAGTATCCAGAGATACAAGGGTCTTGGTGAAATGAATCCTGAACAGCTATGGGAAACCACAATGAATCCTGAGACAAGGACATTATTGCAGGTAAGCATGGAAGATGCAGTAGCTGCTGATGAGATATTCTCGATCCTGATGGGAGATGAGGTCGCACCGCGTAAAGCGTTCATACAGAAGCATGCAAAGGAAGTTGTCAATCTGGATGTGTGA
- a CDS encoding ASCH domain-containing protein produces MVQEQTPTKADIRFPEKWEVSVVPKEPTYFDRFLPSTHQQTTLFECGIDMGDEHALPYPKIHVLAIRQPWASLVIHGLKNIDIRSKNTSIRGTIAIYASRAPVRKKDLKWVNENCDVPADLFDDLPTGMIIGTANLVECMEYESDFHFKLDQRRHLNREDNYCENIKGWLLRSPRVIEPVDYKFNGEVVWSLADTEILQQTA; encoded by the coding sequence ATGGTTCAAGAGCAGACACCCACAAAAGCAGACATCAGATTTCCTGAAAAATGGGAAGTTTCTGTTGTTCCAAAAGAACCAACTTATTTTGATCGTTTCTTACCTTCCACACATCAGCAGACCACGCTTTTCGAATGCGGTATTGACATGGGGGACGAGCATGCATTACCATATCCGAAGATACATGTACTTGCGATAAGGCAGCCATGGGCATCACTGGTAATACATGGGCTAAAAAATATAGACATACGTTCGAAGAATACTTCTATCCGGGGAACGATAGCGATCTATGCGAGCAGAGCACCTGTTCGCAAAAAGGACCTGAAATGGGTGAATGAGAACTGCGATGTTCCTGCTGACCTATTTGATGATCTGCCCACTGGAATGATAATCGGGACCGCAAACCTGGTCGAATGTATGGAATATGAATCGGATTTTCATTTCAAACTTGACCAAAGACGTCACTTGAATCGCGAAGATAACTATTGTGAGAACATTAAGGGTTGGCTTTTAAGGTCTCCTCGTGTAATAGAGCCGGTTGATTATAAGTTCAATGGAGAGGTCGTCTGGAGTTTGGCAGATACTGAGATATTACAGCAAACTGCTTAA
- the aspS gene encoding aspartate--tRNA(Asn) ligase: MSLENPRTHYTSQIDPEKVGDEKVTVCGWVHEVRDLGGICFLVVRDREGRAQVTLVKKKIDKEIFDTARKLVRESIVAVTGFAKPEGKAPNGYEIIPEEIVVLNEAESPLPMDTTGKVDAELDTRLDSRFIDLRREKTTAIFKIRHEVLRAVRNFLSEEGFIETSSPKVVATATEGGTSLFPITYFDREAFLNQSPQLFKQILMSGGLDRVFEIGPIFRAEEHDTRRHLNEATSIDIEASFVDHFEVMEILENMIAYVYEQVIENEAASLENLGIELEVPKTPFMKIPYSEAIDIVNAKGEEMIEWGGDLGTVAEHTIGEHVFKETGESHYFITDWPTEIKPFYAMPYENDPLISKSFDMMHRTMELSSGAQRIHLHDMLKERIESQGLNPDGFDFYLRAFKYGMPPHSGWGVGCERLVMTMLGVENIRDTVLFPRDRKRLSP; the protein is encoded by the coding sequence ATGTCATTAGAAAACCCAAGAACACATTATACCTCACAGATCGATCCGGAGAAGGTCGGAGATGAGAAGGTCACCGTCTGCGGATGGGTACATGAAGTAAGAGACCTTGGCGGTATCTGCTTCCTGGTTGTCCGTGACCGCGAAGGAAGGGCACAGGTCACACTTGTCAAGAAGAAGATCGACAAGGAGATCTTTGATACTGCAAGAAAGCTGGTGCGTGAGTCAATCGTGGCTGTGACCGGTTTCGCAAAGCCTGAAGGAAAGGCTCCAAATGGCTATGAGATCATCCCTGAAGAGATCGTTGTCCTCAACGAGGCTGAATCACCACTTCCAATGGACACCACCGGAAAGGTAGATGCTGAACTTGACACACGTCTTGATTCCAGGTTCATTGACCTTAGACGTGAAAAGACCACAGCGATATTCAAGATAAGGCATGAGGTACTTCGTGCAGTAAGGAATTTCCTGTCTGAAGAAGGTTTTATCGAGACATCAAGCCCGAAGGTCGTTGCAACAGCTACCGAGGGTGGTACATCTCTTTTCCCTATCACATACTTTGACAGGGAAGCATTCCTGAACCAGAGTCCACAGCTGTTCAAGCAGATCCTTATGTCCGGCGGACTTGACAGGGTCTTCGAGATCGGTCCTATCTTCAGGGCAGAAGAGCACGACACCCGCAGGCACCTTAATGAAGCTACATCCATCGATATCGAGGCAAGTTTCGTAGACCACTTTGAGGTCATGGAGATCCTCGAGAACATGATCGCTTACGTCTATGAGCAGGTCATCGAGAACGAGGCAGCTTCCCTTGAGAACCTTGGAATTGAGCTCGAAGTTCCAAAGACGCCTTTCATGAAGATCCCATACAGTGAAGCTATTGACATCGTCAATGCTAAGGGTGAGGAAATGATCGAATGGGGCGGGGATCTTGGTACCGTTGCAGAGCACACCATTGGTGAGCATGTATTCAAGGAAACCGGAGAATCACACTATTTCATCACTGACTGGCCAACCGAGATCAAGCCATTCTATGCTATGCCTTATGAGAACGACCCATTGATATCCAAGTCATTTGATATGATGCACAGGACAATGGAGCTTTCCTCCGGTGCACAGCGTATTCACCTGCATGACATGCTTAAGGAAAGGATCGAATCCCAGGGACTTAATCCTGATGGCTTTGACTTCTACCTGCGTGCATTCAAGTATGGTATGCCACCACACTCCGGATGGGGTGTCGGTTGTGAGCGTCTTGTTATGACAATGCTTGGTGTTGAGAATATTCGCGATACTGTTCTGTTCCCAAGGGACAGGAAGCGACTGTCACCTTAA
- the rpiA gene encoding ribose 5-phosphate isomerase A, which translates to MKERNANASSTEKQAAGIAAADLVKDGMVIGLGTGSTTAFAIAEVGRRVREEGLNVLAVVTSYQAEMLAIEAGVPLTSLAEHPVLDLAIDGADQVDANLNVIKGGGAAHTREKVVAHSAKRFVVVADDSKMSEKLEHFVPVEVLPYARELVKKQMIELGGVPVIRMASRKDGPVISDNGNVIMDVEFGTIEDPAELYQRLSTCVGVVEHGLFLNTNEVYVGRKGGAVEIIK; encoded by the coding sequence ATGAAAGAAAGAAATGCAAATGCATCAAGTACTGAGAAGCAGGCAGCAGGTATTGCAGCAGCTGATCTTGTGAAGGACGGCATGGTAATCGGTCTTGGAACCGGCTCTACTACAGCTTTTGCTATTGCAGAGGTTGGAAGACGTGTAAGGGAAGAAGGCTTGAACGTTCTTGCAGTTGTTACATCCTATCAGGCTGAAATGCTTGCTATTGAAGCAGGTGTGCCACTTACAAGCCTCGCTGAGCACCCTGTGCTTGACCTTGCTATCGATGGTGCGGATCAGGTCGATGCTAACCTGAACGTAATCAAGGGCGGCGGTGCAGCACACACTCGTGAGAAGGTCGTTGCTCATTCAGCAAAACGCTTTGTTGTGGTCGCAGATGATTCCAAGATGAGCGAGAAACTTGAGCACTTCGTGCCTGTAGAAGTACTTCCATATGCAAGGGAACTTGTGAAAAAGCAGATGATCGAACTTGGCGGTGTCCCTGTAATAAGAATGGCATCCCGCAAGGACGGTCCTGTTATCTCCGATAACGGAAATGTCATCATGGATGTTGAATTCGGCACCATTGAGGACCCCGCAGAACTCTACCAGAGGCTGTCCACATGCGTGGGTGTTGTAGAACACGGTCTTTTCCTGAACACCAACGAGGTTTATGTTGGCAGGAAAGGCGGCGCTGTTGAGATCATAAAATAA
- a CDS encoding phosphatidylcholine/phosphatidylserine synthase: MNDPDHQRSHQTGMLAFARDLPNICSLAGLLCAVLSIYYAILGNLPIAIIGMIWAVVFDWGDGLIARRMKGRTDEYRAFGGQLDSLIDIVSFGICPAVFLLSYGDFSPWFLPGAFVIVAVSAIRLSYFNVFGLVDDSTYMGLALDNNILILAFIFLFDSFFSQPIFSVAIYSLFMFMAVFNLAPIRTPKFSGRWFSVLLGYVLVLTVIYSWILWSK; the protein is encoded by the coding sequence ATGAATGATCCGGACCATCAGCGATCACATCAGACAGGAATGCTTGCTTTCGCCCGGGATCTTCCAAACATCTGTTCTCTTGCAGGGTTGTTATGTGCGGTCCTTAGTATATACTATGCCATATTAGGCAATTTACCGATTGCGATAATTGGAATGATCTGGGCTGTTGTTTTTGACTGGGGCGATGGTCTCATTGCTCGCAGGATGAAGGGACGAACTGATGAATATCGAGCTTTCGGTGGACAGCTTGATTCATTGATAGATATTGTAAGTTTTGGAATTTGCCCCGCTGTATTTCTCTTGAGCTATGGGGATTTTAGTCCATGGTTCTTGCCTGGTGCATTCGTAATTGTCGCTGTCAGTGCAATACGGTTGAGTTACTTCAATGTTTTCGGTCTGGTCGATGATTCGACATACATGGGATTGGCACTTGACAACAATATACTGATTCTTGCTTTTATCTTCCTGTTTGACAGTTTTTTCAGTCAGCCGATCTTTTCAGTCGCTATATATTCACTGTTTATGTTTATGGCTGTCTTTAATTTAGCACCAATCCGAACGCCCAAGTTTTCCGGCAGGTGGTTTTCTGTTCTCCTTGGTTATGTCCTGGTGTTAACAGTTATCTATAGCTGGATACTGTGGAGCAAGTAA
- a CDS encoding histidinol-phosphate transaminase, with product MMQQNYETQTEKYEFISGQHGGYYRHDFIDHAYLYNLYFPPEAVFTSFKDQIHDIVLNYPIAQDALDELIGDLIDQPAERIVVGNGAAELIKIISGHISSKLIVPVPSFNEYANAAPIGKVVEFPLEFPSFQLDVDKFAAEAIKVKADVAVVVTPNNPTSILVPRSDLISLAQKLAEHDCMLIIDESFMDFAHDPDQATLEHELERYPNIAILKSMSKAYGICGLRIGYLLTANLVFAESVRKGVHIWNINGFAEEFLRILPDYRQEFVESCKQVRIDRYNLYNSLCAIPGMTVYKPDANFIFCRLPDHAQSGPEVTRRLFIEHNMYIKHCQDKTLPDSGRYVRIASRTEAENCKLVEALVDVIDSNKVEVF from the coding sequence ATGATGCAACAAAATTATGAGACTCAAACTGAAAAATATGAATTTATTTCCGGACAGCATGGTGGTTACTATCGCCATGACTTTATTGATCATGCTTATCTTTACAATCTGTATTTCCCGCCAGAAGCAGTTTTCACAAGCTTTAAAGATCAAATTCACGACATTGTCCTTAACTACCCTATTGCACAGGATGCTCTTGACGAGCTCATAGGTGATCTGATCGATCAGCCTGCTGAAAGGATCGTTGTAGGAAACGGTGCTGCCGAACTTATCAAGATCATATCCGGTCACATATCCAGCAAATTAATTGTTCCAGTGCCATCTTTTAATGAATATGCGAATGCAGCACCAATAGGCAAAGTAGTTGAATTTCCTCTTGAATTTCCATCTTTTCAATTGGATGTAGACAAGTTTGCTGCTGAAGCGATCAAGGTTAAAGCAGATGTTGCTGTCGTGGTAACACCTAATAACCCAACATCGATCCTGGTTCCCAGGTCCGATCTAATATCGCTTGCACAAAAACTTGCAGAACATGACTGTATGCTGATCATCGATGAGTCCTTCATGGATTTTGCACATGATCCGGATCAGGCAACTCTGGAACATGAACTCGAACGTTATCCAAACATAGCGATCCTTAAAAGCATGAGCAAAGCCTATGGCATCTGCGGTCTCAGGATCGGTTATCTGCTAACTGCAAATTTAGTATTTGCTGAATCTGTAAGAAAAGGTGTACATATATGGAATATTAACGGATTTGCCGAAGAGTTTCTGCGGATATTGCCCGATTACAGACAGGAATTTGTTGAAAGCTGTAAGCAGGTACGGATCGACAGGTATAATCTATATAATAGTCTGTGTGCTATCCCGGGAATGACTGTTTACAAACCCGATGCAAACTTTATTTTCTGCCGCCTCCCGGATCATGCACAAAGTGGTCCTGAAGTCACACGGAGATTGTTCATTGAGCATAATATGTACATAAAACACTGTCAGGACAAGACCCTACCTGACTCTGGCCGTTATGTTCGTATCGCCAGCCGTACTGAAGCAGAAAATTGCAAATTGGTTGAAGCATTAGTAGATGTTATTGACTCCAATAAAGTGGAAGTATTCTGA
- a CDS encoding phosphocholine cytidylyltransferase family protein: MNSDHSNRGNGSITTALLLAAGKGSRLYPLTRDTPKCLTMVHEASILERLVINLKKQGFKRLVVVTGYQEKCIRDFLETRACGMEIDFIISPLYATTNNIYSLWMARNIINEPFLLVESDLVFDGSLLDDMCSPDRIAVARMQPWMNGSTVTVNRSQNVKKFQNGIAGTLDETRYKTVNIYSFSLSSWHRITERLDQYISAGKVNGYYETVFAEMVADGSLDLKTVSFDSKRWYEIDTVADLAKAETLF, translated from the coding sequence ATGAACTCAGACCACAGTAATCGTGGTAATGGATCCATAACTACAGCATTATTATTGGCAGCCGGAAAGGGCAGCCGTCTTTATCCCCTGACACGCGACACACCGAAATGCCTCACAATGGTTCATGAGGCGTCTATTCTTGAAAGACTTGTCATCAATTTAAAAAAGCAAGGCTTCAAACGTCTTGTTGTAGTCACAGGGTACCAGGAAAAATGCATTCGTGATTTTTTAGAAACACGGGCTTGCGGAATGGAGATCGATTTTATTATAAGCCCCCTTTACGCGACCACCAATAACATATATTCACTCTGGATGGCACGTAATATCATTAATGAGCCGTTTTTACTTGTTGAAAGTGATCTTGTTTTTGATGGTTCTCTTCTGGATGACATGTGCTCTCCTGACAGAATTGCCGTAGCACGCATGCAACCGTGGATGAATGGTTCCACCGTCACAGTCAACAGATCCCAAAATGTTAAGAAATTCCAAAATGGTATTGCTGGGACTCTTGATGAGACCAGATACAAGACTGTTAATATCTACAGTTTTTCACTATCTTCATGGCATCGTATTACAGAAAGACTTGACCAGTACATTTCAGCCGGCAAAGTAAATGGCTATTATGAAACCGTATTTGCAGAAATGGTGGCTGATGGCAGTCTCGACCTTAAAACAGTCTCTTTTGACAGCAAGCGATGGTATGAGATCGATACAGTTGCAGACCTGGCAAAGGCTGAGACTCTATTTTAG